CAGTTGGATACATCTATTACACGTATTCAATTCAGGACATACTCATACACACATTTATGACACACTTGTATGTATTGAGGACATTTATACACATTTATGACATGCTCTTTATGACATTTTTATGACACATTTACAACATAGTTATATCATCATGATTATTACTATGAAGCTATGTGGGTGTGACATCTTGTCATTGTTGTTTCCATGGTTATCGAGTAGACGAAAgatgaaaaagagagaaaacccAATATCAAAttctatgagaaaaaaaaagtcatttgctcTGGGGCCACACCCACATGGTTGTAAAAGTTAATCATTggactacacacacacgcagtacAGTCGCACTTTTATGGTTGCTGCGGCAGAAGCTCAcgctgtgggaaaaaaaagtgaggtCTCGCATGTGGGTTCAAAGGTCATATCACCAGGAAGTCAGTGCAATGTAATATGTAAGCAAGCAGTGAGCACGAGTGCGATACGATTTATCATGTATGCTTCTATCTATGCTGCTAGCAGTGTGCTTAATGTGTACGTTAGTCGAAATACTGCAATTGTGCTGACATGTTTAACATGTAGCGTATTTAATCAGTATGAATATGCACGCATGTGCGTTCTACGTGTAGCAGAACTAGTGTAACACAGTAGAAGAGAACACTACATTATGAACGTGAACGTAGTAGAATAGTTGTGTTGACGCCCCCTATCGATTGTTGTCCTCACTACATGAACACGATTCGTGATTAAACGTTTGAAGAAAAATAGAGGTTCCACCACAAATGTATCTTGACAAATAGATTCATGTCTCGAACAAAACCCTCGTAtttatgaaaatgaaatcagGGCCCATTTGGCACGTGGAATCGAGGAGGTGTCGAAAATCTTGTGTAAATTCACTTTTAACATATTAAACGGTAAACGCCTAAATTCTACTCCAAATTAAGAATTGGCAGACGGCCAAAATCAGGAATCCTGCGAACCTTGAGATTATTTCTTCACTGACTAATCTCCCGTAAACAAGCAAAGAGGCGCATCGTGGTCATGTTAATGCTGATCGATCTACGCTTCCAACCGTAGGTGGCGGTAATGCGCCACCAACAGAAGACGAGCAAGAAGCCAATGCTGGCCGAGTATTGCCGAGCTCGCGGAGATTAGCTGACACGAAACCTGCGTCGGCTCGGCCGTCGTTCTGCCTTTCGTCCTCCCTTCCTTGGCCTTCCTTCTTCAGCTCTTGTCGAAGGTCCATTAAAGAGCAACAACACTCGTCGTCTTGGTCGTGTCGTGCGAGGGTTGAACGCGAAGGATGCCGTCGCTGCTCTTCTGCGGCCCTAAGATGGCCGCGTGCGGCATCGTTATCAGTATCTGGGGCGTCATCATGTTGGTGAGACGCACGCAATTTTCTCCTCTtacgttttctttttgttttgtcgtATGCCCTTTTCTATTAGTGCCATTCGTTCGACTCCAGGTTATAGACGAAGCCTTGGGCTTGTGACGTGATCacgtgacacccccccccccccccgtcttcACGTGACCTATTGAGAACAGGAAGTGGCAGAATGACGCCGCCAGTTTGGAAAAATACCTCGGTGTCAAATCGGACCTTGAAAGTGGATGATTGTGAAAGCGTCCAAGTCGTGCTTTTTATTGGCAAGTTTTGTTCAGAATGAAAGTGCGAATGGGGCATATTGCTGACAATTTTGTCAACTGAGCAATTTCTTTTAATGGCGAAGGAGAATCTATTGTCAAAGTCCTTGAATGGATCATTTAGCTGGGATTGCGATGCGATGAAAAGACAATTCTCCGGTGGCGTCGGGTCATTTTTTGGCcacgttgtttgtttgttttcaggcCATGCTGGGAATCTTCTTCAGCGCCAAGTCGGCCGTGCTCATCGAGGACGTCCCGTTTACTGAGGAGGACATCCGCAACGAGTCAGTGCCGCCTGCCcacccgcctcctcctcctcccctcccctcctcctcctcactccATTTCCATCCATATCTTGGGCGAGAAGTCTGCAATTGAGACGGGTGCGATGTGTCGGGAGCCCTTTAGGTCTGGcaacgggaagtgacgtcacTCCCTTTGTCTCTCCGCAGCAAACAGCCTCCTCAGAACATCTACGGTCTGTACAGCCAAGTGGGCATCAACTGTTTCATCGCCGCCGCCATTTACGTGGCGGTGGGCGCCGTGGCGCTGTGCCAGGTCCGACTCAACAAGCGCCAGGAGTACATGGTGACCTAAGAGGTTGGAGCGGGGCCGGCCAGTTGTCGCTGCCCCTTGGCGGGAGGAAGGAAGCCGTGTCATTTATTTCTGTGTTCATGTCTCGCTGCTCTGTTGTGACCTCATCAGCGTTCCTCCCTCCCCCTTAGTAGAAACCTCTGACAGGAAGTGTGGatgtcaaaataaaagttttGTGTGAATATTAAAATGACAAACAAGCCTTTGGCAATAAATCTCGTTGCCAACGGTTTTAACCTTCTGGGCATGTGCTTCAAATATTTATAATGGCTGTCGATAGCTGTAAATACTTGTGCAAACATtaccaaaataaaaagttgATTTTGGTGCTCCTC
The nucleotide sequence above comes from Syngnathus scovelli strain Florida chromosome 15, RoL_Ssco_1.2, whole genome shotgun sequence. Encoded proteins:
- the LOC125981982 gene encoding ribonuclease kappa-B isoform X1, with amino-acid sequence MPSLLFCGPKMAACGIVISIWGVIMLAMLGIFFSAKSAVLIEDVPFTEEDIRNDKQPPQNIYGLYSQVGINCFIAAAIYVAVGAVALCQVRLNKRQEYMVT
- the LOC125981982 gene encoding ribonuclease kappa-B isoform X2, with the translated sequence MIVKASKSCFLLAMLGIFFSAKSAVLIEDVPFTEEDIRNDKQPPQNIYGLYSQVGINCFIAAAIYVAVGAVALCQVRLNKRQEYMVT